In Xenopus tropicalis strain Nigerian chromosome 5, UCB_Xtro_10.0, whole genome shotgun sequence, one genomic interval encodes:
- the LOC100494455 gene encoding C-C motif chemokine 20 codes for MALSWNLLRLHVLLAGLVFIICISQASGDYDCCTSYTQKKIPQKIIKGFYIQRSSEVCDIDAIVFEVAYKSPGNRNVLKSKLCADPKQKWVESRIEELKNKALKMKIQKKARKWKRIKKQNKIWI; via the exons ATGGCTCTTAGCTGGAATCTGCTCCGACTGCATGTCCTGCTCGCTGGGCTTGTATTTATCATTTGTATTTCTCAAG CATCTGGGGACTATGATTGCTGTACTTCCTACACACAGAAAAAGATCCCCCAGAAGATTATCAAAGGATTCTACATACAAAGATCAAGCGAGGTCTGCGACATTGATGCAATTGT GTTTGAAGTTGCATACAAGTCACCTGGAAATCGCAATGTGCTTAAGTCCAAGCTGTGTGCAGACCCCAAGCAAAAGTGGGTTGAAAGCCGCATTGAAGAACTAAA GAATAAAGCTTTAAAGATGAAGATCCAGAAGAAGGCACGAAAGTGGAAGAGgataaagaaacaaaacaaaatctgGATCTGA
- the ccl20 gene encoding C-C motif chemokine 20, which produces MSRARYLCVLCLVALGLFCLTSTGEGVMYDCCYTYTRKQLPLKIIKGFTIQNSFEVCDIDAVIFITRKFRVCANPKEQWVINATDAISKRKKKTPQISKE; this is translated from the exons ATGTCTCGTGCCAGATACCTGTGTGTGCTGTGCCTGGTGGCCCTTGGACTTTTTTGCCTGACCAGCACTGGAGAAG gcGTCATGTATGATTGCTGCTACACGTACACCAGGAAGCAGCTgcctttaaaaattattaaaGGTTTTACAATCCAGAATTCCTTTGAAGTGTGCGACATTGATGCAGTGAT CTTTATTACAAGGAAATTCCGAGTCTGTGCAAATCCCAAGGAACAGTGGGTCATTAATGCCACTGATGCAATCAG caaaagaaaaaagaaaactccCCAAATCTCAAAAGAATAA